In the genome of Calothrix sp. PCC 6303, the window TTCGCCAGTTGAACCAAACCGTATTAGCTGAAGTTGTTTCTGCGGTTCCCCTCAACGAAACCCAAGAGCAAGCCGTAAAGGAAAAGGTCATGGCTATGACCAATGCTCGGGAAGTAGAACTAGAAAAGAAAGTAGATACCGAATTAATCGGTGGTGTCATCATCAAAGTTGGCTCCCAAGTGATCGATGCGAGTTTGCGCGGTCAACTACGTCGTCTTTCTTTACGTCTGAGCAGTTAATAGCACTGGCAATGGGCAATAGGAATTAGGGCAACTTATTTACAGACCAATAAAATGCCCAAAACCTTATACCCAACACCTATTTACTCTAATCTCCTCGAAACAAAAAACAAACATGAGCATTTCCATCAGACCAGACGAAATTAGCAGCATCATTCAGCAGCAAATCGAGCAATATGACCAAGATGTCAAAGTTGCTAACGTTGGTACTGTTCTCCAAGTAGGTGACGGTATTGCCCGTGTTTATGGCTTAGAAAAAGCTATGGCAGGGGAATTGCTGGATTTTGAAGATGGTACAGTTGGCATCGCCTTCAACTTAGAAGAAGATAACGTTGGTACCGTACTTTTAGGTGAAGGTCGCCAAATCCAGGAAGGTAGCACAGTTACTGCTACTGGTAAAATCGCCCAAGTTCCTGTAGGTGAAGCCCTAATTGGACGGGTTGTCGATGCTTTAGGTCGTGCTATCGACGGCAAAGGTGAAATCAAAACCAATGAAAGCCGCTTGATTGAATCGATGGCACCTGGTATTATTGCTCGTCGTTCGGTACACGAACCAATGCAAACTGGTATCACCGCTATCGACTCCATGATTCCTGTTGGTCGGGGTCAGCGAGAATTGATTATCGGAGACCGTCAAACTGGCAAAACAGCGATCGCTATCGACACCATCATTAACCAAAAAGGTGAAGATGTAGTATGTGTATATGTTGCCATTGGTCAAAAAGCATCCACCGTTGCTAACGTCGTGCAGACATTGCAACAAAAAGGCGCAATGGACTACACTGTAGTTGTAGCAGCTAACGCTTCTGATGCTGCAACTCTCCAGTACCTAGCCCCTTATTGTGGTGCGGCAATTGCTGAGTACTTCATGTACAAAGGCAAAGCAACCCTAATTATCTACGACGATTTATCTAAACAAGCAGCAGCTTACCGCCAAATGTCGCTGTTACTCCGTCGTCCACCCGGACGTGAAGCT includes:
- the atpA gene encoding F0F1 ATP synthase subunit alpha codes for the protein MSISIRPDEISSIIQQQIEQYDQDVKVANVGTVLQVGDGIARVYGLEKAMAGELLDFEDGTVGIAFNLEEDNVGTVLLGEGRQIQEGSTVTATGKIAQVPVGEALIGRVVDALGRAIDGKGEIKTNESRLIESMAPGIIARRSVHEPMQTGITAIDSMIPVGRGQRELIIGDRQTGKTAIAIDTIINQKGEDVVCVYVAIGQKASTVANVVQTLQQKGAMDYTVVVAANASDAATLQYLAPYCGAAIAEYFMYKGKATLIIYDDLSKQAAAYRQMSLLLRRPPGREAYPGDVFYIHSRLLERAAKLSDELGAGSMTALPIIETQAGDVSAYIPTNVISITDGQIFLSSDLFNAGIRPAVNPGISVSRVGSAAQTKAMKKVAGKIKLELAQFDDLQAFAQFASDLDKATQDQLARGVRLRELLKQPQNSPLSVSEQVAILYAGINGYLDDVPVEKVGEFTKGLREYLNSSKTAYSQKVQASKVMGDAEEAALKEGITEYKKNFAA